The Brassica rapa cultivar Chiifu-401-42 chromosome A10, CAAS_Brap_v3.01, whole genome shotgun sequence genome segment aaattgatatatatatatatatatatattttttttgtctttatctTAAGAACAAAGGAAATACAGTATGTTCTGCGATGAGGTCCCAAGCTGGGGTTTCGAGAAGGCGTTGCCTCTTACCAAGCTAGGGTTACTGGAAAGGGACAAACTAACCGTTGAAGTCTACATCAAAGTCCTTGAAGTTGTTCATCAAGGAAAATCAACTGAGAATGATATAATAGATTTCGATGGTTTCCAGATCTCTGCTTCTCAAGTAAGTTTAATGAGACTCCCATTGATCACCACCACAAAAGATAGTGGCTGATTTTTAATCCAGTTCCTAATTATTTTCTCATTGCTTGTTCTCATTGGCAGGTTTTCCCAGTGGCCAATATTCTCTATCAGGACCCACACTATGTAGTAGATTTCAAACCTGAGAACCAATGGGTCCAAACAAAGTACATGTATCTCCTTGGCCTCGTCGAGACACTGAGCAAGCCTCCACAGAGCTTGTCTGCGACAGAACTAAGCAATGCTCAAAGAGATTTGACAGCGCTGAAGGAGTCAGGCTTCAAACTTGACTGGTTAAATTCAAAGCTTGAGGAGGTTTCCTTGGAGTGGAAAAAAGGAGCACATTCTTCTCATGAGTCTGGGATCCATCAACTAGAGGAACGGGTCGAGAATGTTGAACTGTCTTTGTCAGATGTCATAGTTGAACTAGACAAGGTGAAGACTAAATCTGCTGCTGCTCAAGTTTCTTCGTTTCAGTTTATAGATTTTCTTATAAAGAGATTCTTTCTCTCTTGCTTCTCATTCTCAAAATCCTAGCTGATCTATGTCTTATAAACAGAGCTTTGAGGAGTTCTCCTccgaaccaaaaaaatataattgtttaatgTGTTATGATCTCATCAACATTGAGGATGGTTCTCTATTTCAGTTCTTATCAAGCTAAGTttgatttcgtttttttttctttttcggtTTATGTGctgatcacttttttttttttgttacatagTACTACCATAACCAACGCATTCTCTTTTCTACGTGAAACTTAATATCTGTTTTGTGGTCCCCTCTTTGCTATTGTGTAAACAATGGTGGAATCTTTAAGTAAAATTATTTTCGTCCAGTTTCTTTTTTCATACTTCGACATGGGGTTTTTCATTAGGAGATGTTATTGGTTTAtgtattttgattgatttaaaaattcacgtagtatttataaatccaagtaaaatatacatatttttaaatttttttggatagTATTTTACAAATTCGGAGGTTTTCCTTagatttgagtctttgtatttttaacaaaaaaattcaaaaaaatctatacaaatctattataaaattaattttattagtaaattcatacgattgaataacacttgatttgatatagaatttatgaatcattaaactaataacacatgattttaatataaatttgaaaatcataaaactaataacattagatttaattcagattttcaaatccattaaaatacaacaaccaaaGGTTTTCTGGGAATTTGATGTATATGCAAAAACTTTAGTTTGTTACTTTTGTTTAACCTCTTTTTTTTGGCAATCTTTTTGTTTAACCTCTTGAGCACTGTATATATACGtatgttattattatataaacagaGATGTTCATGAATCACAttagtattattatataaacagaGATGTTCATGAAAATTGTTTGGTatcattattgttttttttgtaacactatgGTTAAACCTAGTTCAACCGTTCTTGGTAACACTATTGTTTGGTATATATAAACAGAGATGTTCATGAATcacattaatattattatataaacagaGATGTTCATGAAAATTGGTATCATTATTGTTAAACCTGGTTCAACCGTTCTTGTGTCCAATAATACACCACCAAATCGtatttcaataatattttatttaaaaagtatttgattacatttgattttaattcatttaatttttaaaaagtataaagtgatcatttttaatttttaattgatttgattttCTAATTTGAACGTATTTAAAttagtaatttaataaaattattttttcaatttgcaaattaataatttgtatacaattttatttttttaacaatttataattttagtacTGCTGTTTTTACTGAAAAAGAtttaacttataaaatatatttattaaagagggcaattctctcaaatagttttttttttaagtttttatcacaaactTAGTTCTAAAAAATGACTAATATAgtctcttttattttaaaaattttaatatttattttttgttttttacttttGAAATCATATCTCCAAAAATTTATCCCTTAActcaaaaccctaaatttagACAGCCATTCCGGAGACTGCCGCCCGCGCAGACTTGATCCGCTGTGACCCGCCTGAATACAATCCCTCTGCGGTCCGGAATGGAACTGAACAACCTATTTGCCATCTCTAATTATTGTCTCGACTTGTTTCAGTCCATTACTTTGTTTTGCTATAATCTGGCCTTGTGCTCACACATGGTTTtagttaaatatatttgaatcTTATGAGAAATATTCTTCACATTTAATTCCAACATATTATTTTAGCAAGtgtgttttagagatttttttgGCCTTTCAAATGGCTATTTAGGCCTACAATCTGTTTGTTAGTTTGGTTAAACGTAAATTTTATCGAATTAATCCGAAATAAAATTTTGGTTCGATATTTTCTAGTTTGATTGTTGAAAATTATTATGGAAGTTTTGATTTCggttaaattttagttaaattttgttataacttTGGATAAATTTGATAATTTTGGTTAATTTAGGTTAATTAggttattttgatttaaaatttgattagtTTGGTTTGAGTTTAATATTGTTCGGAcatcatttctttttttaaaaacaattttttaaaacatctaCTAAATCGAAAGAATTATTTCGGATAAAAAAATGCCAGGCCTAGCTACTGAGATAACAGTTTCCATAGACAACCCATTTGGCTTCACCGTTCTTACAACGTTTTTACATTAATCGATTAAATAAAGAGTTTACAGTAACATTGGTTAAAAATATATCTCTTGCCGCTTAAACAAACGATAAAGCTTTGAGCATTGAAGCCTTTCTTCGTTGTGCCCTATGTCCACACGCAAGAGAAGCTATGTAGTTGCTCCTTTAGGCTTCGGAGAAGGAATCTGAGGTCGGTAAGGCGACGCACCATGAGGACTTGACATTGTCCTAAACACAGGTTGTGGCTGCCCCTTTCTTGATCCAAATCCGTTTCCTCCTTGAGATCCATGAGGACTAGACAGTGTCCTAAACACGGGTTGTGGTTGTCCTTTTCTTGATCCAAACCCCTGAGACCGACCCAACCCGTTTTTCAAACGCTCGGCTTGCATTGTCTGGAAGTAGTAAGAAGAGCTTGCCATGTCTTTAAGATGAGGAAGCGGTTTGAGCGCTTCGACAACATCACTCATCTTTGGCCTAACCTTGGGGTCACGGCTAAGACACTGTGCAGCGAGCTGAATCACCTTTTGTGCGCCTTTGATCGAGAAATGACCTTCCAGCCTCGGATCAAGCAACTTGTAAAACCTTCTTTTGTCAAGTAGATGCGGTCTCGCCCATTCCACTAAGTTGTGCTCACCGTTTGGTCGGTTCTTGTCCATAGACCTTCGTCCAGTTAGCATCTCGAGAAGAACCACACCGAAACTATACACATCGCTCTTTGACGTCAAGTGACCTTTAACAAAAGTTCAATAAAGAAACTGATCAACAAACatcaaatatttcaaaatatacaaaatgtaACTCCCTGTGTTCCTAAATAGAAgatgttttatattaaaaaaaattacattttacattaaaaatatcattaaattttaaaattaaaaactattcaaccaattagaaaatagattataaaataaatatgaatggTTACACAGATTTTTACAAAGTTAAAACTGAAAACATCTTTTATATTGTAACATCAAAATTTCTTAAAACATCTTACATTTCAGAACCGAGGGATTAGCACTAAAGAGGGACACTCACCGGTCATAACATACTCTGGAGCAGCGTAACCATAAGTACCCATAACACGAGTAGAAACATGTGTTTTGCCTTCGTCAGGAGCATCTTTGGCAAGTCCAAAATCAGATAGTTTTGCATTGTAGTCCTGAAAAAAAAGTgtgaattttataaaaacatgacaaaaagTGTTAATCATGTTAATGGACAAGAGTAAAGAAAGATACATACTGAATCAAGTAAAATGTTTGACGTTTTGAAATCTCGGTAGATGACAGGCTTCAAAGCTTCTTCATGGAGGAAACTGAGACCTTTTGCAGCTCCTACCGCAATCTTCATCCGTATACACCAAGGAAGTGGCAACGACCCTTGCAAGAAAAAGGATTTTAAAACATTGAAAACTTATAAAAACGAGGCTGTGGCCTTGTGGGGTTTACATACTTCTAAAAAGATGATTCTCTAAACTTCCTCTAGGCATAAACTCGTAAACAAGCAGTCTTTGATCATCTTCTATGCAGTAACCAACCAGCTTTACTAGATTAGGATGAAGAAGGTTCCCAAGGAAATTAATCTCAGCCTGCAAAAGACCACATGTTTAAACGGGAAGAATTATAAAGGAAGGAAAGAAACAGAAGAGGTTGTTGTTTCTTACAAGCCATTCTTTGTGACCTTGAAGTCCATCAGGATTCAAGGTTTTGACAGCTACGGTGAGACCTGTACCGGGCTTAACAGGAGCAGTACCGTGTTCTTGGATCCATCCTTTGAAGACGCAACCAAAACCTCCTTCTCCGAGAAGACTCTCGGGTCTGAAGTTTCTGGTAGCTAGCTTAAGGTCGTTGAAAGTGAACTTGGTGAGGTTAGAATAAACCTTAAGTTCTTCGCTGATCATTGGGGTTGAGGAAGAGCTTCCCGCGTTgctagttgttgttgttgttgtcgtgGAGGAAACTGGTTGATCATTTGGTTTCTCATTTGCCTGTTTACTTTCCACTACCAGAACACaaggcaaaaaaaaagtaaatgaaTGAGTAAAGATGTAAACTTTTCAGTGATCTCAAGCAAGTAACCTTAGATTAGAAACATATACACTTATGGAAACTAAACccacaacaaatttttttcaaTTCAAAAGGCACTAAAACAATCAGagaatgtatatatgtataccGATGGGGCTGGTAGTGGCATAGAGAGAAGGGGAAGAAGAAGCACCATCAACATCTGGTTTTGAAGGTACGCAACCAAACATAAACCTTAAGTTGAGCCAACACCcacttgcttcttcttcttcgtcgccACCGccattgtttttcttcttctttttgtgattCTCACTCTCGTTAGATTGCTTCTTCAATTGCAAGTTTACTTTAGCTTTCACAGCATCAGTATCGTCCAAACCCATCTCACCACTACAGACAAAAGGGAGTGATGTTCAGATGATTTATCTTGATCAAACCAACATACGGTTCTTGCAAGAGAAAcccaaagagagagagagagagagagaaagtgaagtGAAGTGATTTTCAGATGAAAGCAGTGAGATTCACTGGGAACGGATCAAAGCAAAAGCCCAACTCGCAGAAGAATTTTGAGTCAAAAAAGGAGAATTGATGTCtgcggagagaaagagagagagagaagagtagACTGACTGACTCTAGCTCTATAGAGACAGAGACCAAGCAAACAAAAAGGTGAGATTTTTTCCTTTTCACATGTGGTTCCAACAGTTTCAATTTACTAAATGACATTATTTTAATCACCGGTTTATCGTTCCTTAATTCATCATTGTTTTGATGCAAACATTGGTCACAATTACAAACCTTCCTCCTTGATATGTGTTGTGTCTTTTCTCCTTTTGTCTGGTTGGAACCCAATTATCAacacttttattatttattactattATTCTCCTTTGGGAAAACAAAAGGTACGAATCAAATTCCATTcaaatctttctttcttctttctctcgaaGTACGTGATGGAATCCAATTTAAAATcaaatcatcttttttttttttagttaaaagcttGAGAATTTCATTAGTATAGATTtgtttaaaaaacaaaacaaataacgaTTCTTCTGAATAACGAAAGAATGAACATTTTTAGTTCTTACCCAATTagaaagaatgaaaaaaataacCCCACAATTTGTGGTCCAACAAGGAAATAGATTTGAGGATATGAAACCGCAATGGTCTATTTTACGTTGTTGTCTTTTTTGCATTAGAGGTGGAATTTTTGTTGAAGGGCCAGAGTTTCACAAGACGCTCGAGCACCGCGGCGCTTTTCGAAAAGTAACCGGAGAAGCCTGCCGGAATTGATGCCGGAGGGAAATCCTCGGCCGGCATTGCAAATGGACGTATCATCTTCTCCATTGTCTCAAGTGTCAAACACGAACTAACCTCTTGAAGCCTCTCTGGTCCCATTATCGGAAGTGTGTGTTCCCTCAGTAAAGATTCTGCTTCCTCGTCATTCTTCTGTTGTATATCAaaaccattttattttaatagatcaACAAAAGGTTATGTCGTTACTTCAAATGCCTAGACACAATATTAAAACCATGAAGAAGAGTTTGGACTTTGCATTTATACCTCTAAGGGAGACAAATCTGCGCCACGGCTAAATGTAAGTTCGATTCTGAATCGTTTCGGATCTTCCAGAGATACCTGCAGGTAACATGTTATTAGGTTTCAGTGTCATAAGTATTGACAACTTGAAagcatgagagagagagagtgagagagagagagaaaaacctCAGTGTTCTCGAACAGTCTTAGGACAATGTAGCTCATGTAATCAAGCTCTTTGGTCTTACAAAGGCGTTCCAATGCGCTTTGGCAGACGAGACCTTCTTCTCCTTGAAGAGACTCGTCGAGGTTACAATACCTTAGGACGTTCATCAGTGAATGTATATGTGATTCCTGTCGTATCATTACATAGCAGAAAGTCATGTGGATGCATTTATACAGCCGAAGGCTAGCATGTCGAAGTTAATAAAGAATTTGTAGGAAAGAGGCCGAAAAAATGGAAGAAGAAACTCACAGATGTGAAGTAAAGGCGTGT includes the following:
- the LOC103846444 gene encoding MATH domain and coiled-coil domain-containing protein At2g42460 — encoded protein: MGVLCMNWKHTRNQNKPYRSIFLQMEKALSWEIDDISKRNNWIYSDNFSSGGCEWYAEVDPKGSCCSDHLSLFLCVGNPNPLRPGWKRRAIFSFVLLNQSGQVLFRSSEQRKYSMFCDEVPSWGFEKALPLTKLGLLERDKLTVEVYIKVLEVVHQGKSTENDIIDFDGFQISASQVFPVANILYQDPHYVVDFKPENQWVQTKYMYLLGLVETLSKPPQSLSATELSNAQRDLTALKESGFKLDWLNSKLEEVSLEWKKGAHSSHESGIHQLEERVENVELSLSDVIVELDKVKTKSAAAQVSSFQFIDFLIKRFFLSCFSFSKS
- the LOC103846445 gene encoding probable serine/threonine-protein kinase PIX7 — encoded protein: MGLDDTDAVKAKVNLQLKKQSNESENHKKKKKNNGGGDEEEEASGCWLNLRFMFGCVPSKPDVDGASSSPSLYATTSPIVESKQANEKPNDQPVSSTTTTTTTSNAGSSSSTPMISEELKVYSNLTKFTFNDLKLATRNFRPESLLGEGGFGCVFKGWIQEHGTAPVKPGTGLTVAVKTLNPDGLQGHKEWLAEINFLGNLLHPNLVKLVGYCIEDDQRLLVYEFMPRGSLENHLFRRSLPLPWCIRMKIAVGAAKGLSFLHEEALKPVIYRDFKTSNILLDSDYNAKLSDFGLAKDAPDEGKTHVSTRVMGTYGYAAPEYVMTGHLTSKSDVYSFGVVLLEMLTGRRSMDKNRPNGEHNLVEWARPHLLDKRRFYKLLDPRLEGHFSIKGAQKVIQLAAQCLSRDPKVRPKMSDVVEALKPLPHLKDMASSSYYFQTMQAERLKNGLGRSQGFGSRKGQPQPVFRTLSSPHGSQGGNGFGSRKGQPQPVFRTMSSPHGASPYRPQIPSPKPKGATT